One part of the Musa acuminata AAA Group cultivar baxijiao chromosome BXJ1-5, Cavendish_Baxijiao_AAA, whole genome shotgun sequence genome encodes these proteins:
- the LOC103989922 gene encoding pyruvate kinase, cytosolic isozyme-like — MDKTGILYAVMLDTKGPEIRTGFLKDGKPIHLQKGQEITLTTDYSIKGDENMISMSYKKLAEDLKPNSAILCADGTITLTVLASDNESGLVRCRYENSAVLGERKNVNLPGVIVDLPTLIEKDKEDILKWGIPNKIDMIVLSF, encoded by the coding sequence ATGGACAAGACCGGAATCCTCTACGCTGTCATGCTCGATACAAAGGGCCCTGAGATCCGGACTGGGTTTTTGAAAGATGGCAAACCTATCCATCTACAAAAGGGCCAAGAAATCACTCTCACTACAGATTACAGCATAAAGGGTGATGAAAACATGATATCAATGAGCTACAAAAAGCTAGCAGAGGATTTGAAGCCAAACAGTGCCATTTTATGTGCTGACGGGACTATTACACTTACGGTGCTTGCTTCCGACAACGAGTCAGGACTAGTTCGCTGCCGTTACGAGAATTCTGCAGTCCTTGGTGAGAGGAAAAATGTCAATCTTCCCGGTGTTATCGTCGATCTTCCAACTCTAATAGAGAAGGACAAGGAGGATATCCTGAAATGGGGCATCCCAAACAAAATTGACATGATTGTCCTGTCCttttga
- the LOC135675048 gene encoding uncharacterized protein LOC135675048: MASSSPPASPQERHATGCRMVEMELGAARALAHLAGLAGGGDGDGSRSRERSTSESPVRAQQKSFHGGRESSALGDPCSTAGCDGGHTASGNGAEYRAHTEFPSSQPSLPGRRCKQNLTEAEKEERRLRRVLANRESARQTIRRRQVTSINYSISPHCIILLC, from the exons ATGGCTTCGTCTTCGCCTCCTGCGTCGCCGCAGGAGCGACACGCAACTGGCTGCCGGATGGTGGAGATGGAGCTCGGCGCGGCGCGGGCCCTGGCGCACCTCGCAGGACTAGCGGGGGGCGGCGACGGCGACGGGAGTAGGTCCAGAGAGAGGAGCACAAGCGAGTCGCCTGTTAGAGCTCAGCAAAAGAGCTTCCATGGCGGTCGGGAGAGTTCAGCTTTAGGA GATCCATGTTCGACCGCTGGTTGCGATGGTGGCCACACTGCTTCAGGCAATGGAGCGGAATACAGAGCACACACCGAGTTCCCCAGCAGTCAGCCTTCACTTCCTGGTAGGAGATGTAAACAGAATTTGACAGAG GCTGAGAAGGAAGAAAGGAGATTGCGCAGGGTGTTAGCTAACAGGGAGTCTGCGAGGCAGACCATCCGTCGGCGTCAGGTGACGAGCATTAATTACTCCATCTCTCCTCACTGTATCATTCTTCTTTGTTGA